A single region of the Armatimonadota bacterium genome encodes:
- the hypA gene encoding putative hydrogenase nickel incorporation protein HypA, with amino-acid sequence MHEFSIADAIVRATQEVVQANGGGKVEQIHLRIGELRQVVPDALLFAFDILKQDTPLSEASLEWETVPAQVRCKTCGTEYHPKDVFWECPSCQAIGAEVVAGEELEIVAITLTEGSDGD; translated from the coding sequence ATGCATGAGTTTTCCATAGCCGACGCCATCGTGCGCGCCACGCAAGAGGTCGTTCAGGCGAATGGAGGGGGAAAGGTCGAGCAGATACACCTGCGCATTGGGGAACTGCGGCAGGTCGTGCCCGACGCCCTCCTCTTCGCCTTCGACATCCTGAAGCAGGATACCCCCCTGTCGGAGGCTTCTCTGGAGTGGGAAACGGTTCCCGCACAGGTGCGGTGCAAAACCTGCGGCACCGAGTACCACCCGAAGGATGTCTTTTGGGAATGCCCCTCTTGCCAGGCGATAGGTGCAGAGGTGGTGGCAGGCGAGGAGCTGGAGATAGTCGCCATTACGCTGACGGAGGGTTCCGATGGAGATTAA
- a CDS encoding secretion protein HlyD produces the protein MRAHRRIRAVVLAVMVLAAGVLLWRWWGTHTTEPPNVVLASGTIEATEVDVSAKVSGRILKLLVEEGDTVQAGQVIAVLDGEEIQAQVVQARGAYEAARARLEELLRGAREEEIRQAQANLAQAQAAAEGARRTLETVQQMYAKATELKAQLVNAQTAYESAENAYRQAKAKLELVEAGARSEQIDQARAAVEQAKAQALNAQQDAERAQSLYATGAISKQQLDAAVARRDSAQAAVAAAEAKLAELLAGARREEREQARAAEAQAMAQLEGARRNLQVVQELYTDRLPTKQQLELARTQYRTAMEQVAAARARLDLLLAGARAETIQAARAQMEQARGALEAAKAMTEYLTIKAPVSGRVILKIAEQGELVTPGMPIVRIANLDTVWLKVYVPEPNMRVRLGDRAEVVVDAYPDKRFEGRVTEIADKPEFTPKNVQTKEERVKLVFGVKITLSNPRGELKPGMPADATIFLSGASP, from the coding sequence ATGAGGGCACATCGGCGGATACGCGCTGTCGTGCTGGCGGTCATGGTTCTGGCGGCTGGCGTGCTCTTATGGCGCTGGTGGGGAACGCATACGACGGAGCCGCCAAACGTCGTGCTCGCCAGCGGCACGATTGAAGCCACTGAGGTAGATGTAAGCGCGAAAGTTTCGGGCAGAATCCTGAAACTGCTGGTAGAGGAAGGGGATACGGTACAGGCGGGGCAGGTGATCGCCGTGCTGGACGGCGAGGAGATTCAGGCGCAGGTGGTGCAGGCACGTGGGGCATACGAGGCGGCGCGGGCACGGCTGGAGGAGCTGTTGCGTGGAGCGCGTGAGGAAGAGATACGTCAAGCACAGGCAAACCTCGCACAGGCGCAAGCGGCGGCAGAAGGGGCACGCCGTACGCTGGAAACGGTTCAGCAGATGTATGCTAAGGCAACGGAGCTGAAGGCGCAGCTGGTCAACGCGCAAACCGCTTACGAGTCCGCCGAAAACGCCTACCGACAAGCGAAGGCGAAGCTGGAACTGGTGGAGGCGGGAGCGCGCTCCGAGCAAATAGACCAGGCGCGTGCGGCGGTGGAGCAGGCGAAAGCGCAGGCACTGAACGCTCAGCAAGACGCCGAGCGCGCGCAGAGCCTGTATGCCACTGGAGCCATTTCTAAACAGCAACTGGACGCAGCCGTCGCCCGACGCGACAGTGCGCAGGCAGCGGTTGCCGCTGCAGAGGCAAAGCTGGCGGAGCTGCTCGCGGGGGCTCGGAGAGAAGAGCGTGAACAGGCTCGCGCGGCGGAGGCGCAGGCAATGGCGCAGCTGGAAGGTGCAAGGCGCAACCTGCAGGTGGTCCAGGAGCTGTATACCGACCGCCTGCCCACGAAACAGCAACTGGAGCTCGCGCGCACTCAATACCGTACCGCAATGGAACAGGTTGCCGCGGCAAGGGCGCGTCTGGACCTGCTGCTGGCGGGTGCACGAGCAGAGACCATACAGGCAGCGCGAGCACAGATGGAACAGGCGCGTGGTGCGCTGGAAGCAGCGAAGGCGATGACCGAATATCTCACCATTAAGGCGCCCGTGTCGGGCAGGGTCATCCTGAAAATCGCTGAGCAGGGTGAACTGGTCACGCCGGGCATGCCCATTGTGCGCATCGCCAACCTGGATACTGTCTGGCTGAAGGTGTATGTACCCGAGCCGAACATGCGTGTCCGGCTGGGCGACAGGGCAGAGGTTGTCGTGGATGCTTACCCTGACAAACGCTTTGAAGGCAGGGTCACCGAAATCGCGGACAAGCCCGAGTTCACTCCCAAAAACGTGCAAACGAAAGAGGAACGGGTGAAGCTGGTGTTCGGAGTGAAAATCACGCTGTCGAACCCGCGCGGAGAGCTCAAGCCCGGTATGCCGGCGGATGCGACCATCTTCCTGTCCGGGGCGTCGCCATGA
- a CDS encoding peptidase M52 has translation MTSTLRGSFPLSSEIDDAMKRRGTLLIGIGNPYRQDDGAGITVVRRLRRLLPETVECLECTGDLTALLDAWRGYECVIIVDAMYSGRSAGEVVRLDASQQPLPANVRFSSTHAMGLNEMLALAHALNRVPPQLVLYGIEGQHFGEGEGLSPQVAKAVEDVVRYILQELREGERDA, from the coding sequence GTGACCTCTACCCTCAGAGGGAGCTTCCCCCTCTCCTCCGAAATAGACGATGCGATGAAAAGGCGCGGCACGTTACTCATCGGCATCGGCAACCCGTATCGTCAGGACGACGGTGCGGGCATCACGGTAGTGCGCCGCCTTCGCCGCCTGCTCCCTGAAACGGTAGAATGTCTCGAGTGCACCGGTGACCTCACTGCCCTGCTCGATGCGTGGCGGGGCTACGAGTGCGTCATCATCGTGGATGCGATGTACTCGGGAAGATCGGCGGGCGAGGTGGTGCGTTTAGACGCTTCCCAGCAACCTCTTCCCGCAAACGTACGTTTCTCCTCCACACATGCGATGGGCTTGAACGAAATGCTTGCCCTGGCGCACGCGCTGAATCGGGTTCCTCCTCAACTGGTCCTCTACGGCATCGAGGGTCAGCACTTTGGTGAGGGCGAAGGTCTCTCGCCACAGGTCGCAAAAGCGGTGGAGGATGTGGTACGCTATATCCTGCAAGAACTGAGGGAAGGCGAAAGAGATGCATGA
- a CDS encoding hydrogenase accessory protein HypB, whose product MEIKVVKRIMEANEQHAETVRQRLREAGVVALNLISAPGSGKTSLIEAAIRELKGRVRLGVIEGDPDTTRDAERIARLDVPVVQINTEGGCHLEATMVLRALEEIHIDGLQLLFIENVGNLVCPVVFDLGETYRVAVVSAAEGHDKPAKYPALFRTAQVTVLNKVDLIPYLDFDEEQFTSDVRRLNPEMPILRVSCRTGEGVREWVEWLLGRL is encoded by the coding sequence ATGGAGATTAAAGTGGTCAAACGTATCATGGAAGCCAACGAACAGCACGCCGAAACCGTGCGCCAGCGTCTGCGCGAGGCGGGAGTGGTTGCGCTGAATCTCATCAGCGCGCCCGGCTCAGGCAAAACCTCCCTGATTGAAGCCGCCATTCGCGAACTGAAGGGCAGAGTGCGCCTCGGCGTTATCGAAGGCGACCCGGATACTACCCGCGACGCCGAACGTATCGCCCGGCTGGATGTACCTGTGGTACAGATTAACACCGAAGGTGGATGTCATCTGGAAGCGACGATGGTACTGCGCGCGCTGGAGGAGATCCACATCGACGGTCTACAGCTGCTTTTCATCGAGAACGTAGGCAATCTGGTATGCCCCGTCGTGTTCGACCTGGGCGAGACCTATCGTGTGGCGGTAGTGAGTGCGGCAGAAGGGCATGATAAACCCGCCAAGTACCCTGCCCTCTTCCGCACGGCGCAGGTCACCGTGTTGAACAAGGTAGACCTGATACCCTATCTGGATTTCGATGAGGAGCAGTTTACCTCAGACGTGCGGCGGCTCAACCCGGAGATGCCCATTCTGCGCGTCTCCTGCCGCACCGGTGAGGGAGTGCGCGAGTGGGTGGAGTGGTTATTGGGCAGGCTTTGA
- the hypF gene encoding carbamoyltransferase — protein MLPLKKDCTRIRLVIRGAVQGVGFRPFIYRLATELGLKGWVVNSAQGVFIEVEGEPQTLQQFVRRVETDKPPRAFIQSLEQSVLDPVGYTTFEIRHSEERGEKSALILPDIATCPDCLRELFDPADRRYLYPFTNCTNCGPRYSIIEALPYDRPNTTMKAFTMCPKCREEYENPLDRRFHAQPNACPECGPHLELWDKKGALLAMHHEALLRAVEAIGEGCIVAVKGLGGFHLIVDARNDAAVRRLRERKRREEKPFALMYPSLETVKAHCEVNEVEERVLRSPESPIVLLRRKEEEAVAPSVAPNNPYLGVMLPYTPLHHLLMRELGFPIVATSGNLSDEPICTDEREALHRLAGIADLFLVHNRPIARHVDDSVVRVLLGRELVLRRARGYAPLPVLVKEPLPPLLAVGAHLKNTVALSTGRQVFISQHIGDLETPQALEAFHRVIADVKELWEHQPRAVACDMHPDYLSTQAAHRMGLPVVEVQHHVAHILSCMAENELEPPVLGVSWDGTGYGTDGTIWGGEFLTVREESWERFAHLRPFRLPGGDRAIKEPRRSALGVLYELLGDDAFDLLEEMFTESERRLLQQMLRQGVNAPVTTSAGRLFDAVASLVGLRRLVNFEGQAAMELEFLTHGVHTDEIYPFSLFEKALPHVLDWSAMIEAILQDVRQDVPPPLIAARFHNTLVEMMVEVARAAGIERVALSGGCFQNAYLTERAVRRLSEEGFRPYWHQRVPPNDGGIALGQIAGATMREAG, from the coding sequence ATGCTACCTTTGAAGAAAGATTGCACACGCATACGTCTGGTCATTCGCGGCGCGGTACAGGGTGTGGGTTTTCGTCCCTTTATCTACCGCCTGGCAACCGAGCTCGGCTTGAAGGGCTGGGTGGTCAACTCCGCGCAGGGCGTGTTCATCGAGGTAGAGGGTGAACCGCAAACCCTCCAGCAGTTCGTACGGCGCGTGGAGACGGATAAACCTCCCAGAGCCTTCATCCAGAGCCTCGAACAGTCGGTGCTGGACCCCGTAGGCTACACCACCTTCGAAATCCGCCACAGCGAAGAGAGAGGCGAAAAGAGCGCGCTGATTCTGCCCGACATCGCCACCTGCCCCGATTGCCTGCGTGAACTGTTCGACCCCGCCGACCGCCGATACCTTTATCCCTTCACCAACTGCACCAACTGCGGTCCGCGCTATAGCATCATCGAGGCACTGCCGTACGACCGCCCGAACACGACTATGAAGGCGTTTACCATGTGCCCGAAATGCCGCGAGGAGTACGAAAACCCGTTAGACCGTCGGTTCCACGCTCAGCCCAACGCCTGCCCGGAGTGCGGACCGCATCTGGAGCTGTGGGATAAGAAAGGTGCCCTTCTTGCCATGCATCACGAAGCGTTACTTCGGGCGGTAGAGGCGATTGGCGAGGGATGCATCGTGGCGGTCAAGGGGCTGGGAGGCTTTCACCTGATAGTGGACGCACGCAACGACGCCGCCGTACGCCGCCTGCGCGAGCGCAAACGTCGTGAGGAGAAGCCTTTCGCGCTGATGTACCCTTCGCTGGAGACGGTGAAAGCGCACTGCGAGGTCAACGAGGTGGAAGAGCGCGTGCTGCGTTCGCCGGAATCGCCGATTGTGCTCTTGCGCAGAAAGGAGGAGGAGGCGGTCGCCCCCTCGGTCGCGCCGAACAACCCGTATCTGGGCGTGATGTTACCCTACACTCCCCTGCACCATCTGCTGATGCGTGAGCTGGGCTTCCCCATCGTCGCGACCAGCGGCAACCTGTCGGATGAACCTATCTGCACGGACGAGCGCGAAGCACTACACCGACTGGCGGGCATCGCCGACCTGTTCCTGGTGCACAATCGTCCCATCGCGCGCCATGTGGATGATTCGGTGGTGCGTGTGCTGCTCGGACGTGAACTAGTGCTGCGGCGAGCGCGAGGTTACGCTCCCCTGCCCGTGCTGGTGAAGGAGCCTCTGCCACCTCTGCTGGCGGTAGGAGCACACCTCAAGAACACCGTCGCGCTGAGCACAGGCAGGCAGGTGTTTATCAGCCAGCACATCGGCGACCTGGAGACGCCGCAGGCACTGGAGGCGTTCCATCGCGTGATCGCGGATGTGAAGGAGCTCTGGGAACACCAGCCGCGGGCGGTGGCGTGCGATATGCACCCCGATTACCTCTCCACGCAGGCGGCGCACCGCATGGGGCTGCCCGTCGTGGAAGTGCAGCATCATGTGGCGCATATCCTGTCGTGCATGGCGGAGAACGAGCTGGAACCGCCAGTGTTGGGCGTCTCCTGGGACGGCACGGGCTACGGCACGGACGGCACGATATGGGGCGGTGAGTTTCTGACGGTTCGCGAGGAGAGCTGGGAGCGGTTTGCCCATCTACGCCCCTTCCGCCTGCCGGGGGGAGACCGCGCCATCAAGGAACCTCGCCGTTCTGCGCTGGGCGTGCTGTACGAGCTGTTGGGCGACGATGCCTTTGACCTGCTGGAGGAGATGTTCACCGAAAGCGAGCGCCGTCTACTGCAACAGATGCTGCGACAGGGAGTGAACGCACCTGTGACTACCAGTGCAGGCAGGCTCTTCGACGCGGTGGCTTCGCTAGTGGGGCTGCGGCGGTTGGTGAACTTTGAGGGACAGGCAGCGATGGAGCTGGAGTTCCTCACCCACGGCGTGCACACGGATGAAATCTACCCCTTCTCCCTCTTCGAAAAGGCTTTGCCGCACGTGCTGGACTGGTCAGCGATGATAGAAGCGATACTGCAGGACGTACGCCAGGACGTTCCCCCTCCCCTCATCGCCGCACGGTTCCACAACACGCTGGTCGAGATGATGGTGGAGGTGGCGCGAGCAGCGGGCATCGAGCGGGTAGCTCTGAGTGGCGGCTGCTTCCAGAACGCCTACCTGACCGAGCGGGCGGTGCGCCGCCTCAGTGAGGAAGGTTTCCGTCCCTACTGGCACCAGCGCGTGCCCCCCAACGACGGAGGGATAGCCCTGGGACAAATCGCCGGCGCGACAATGCGCGAGGCGGGTTGA
- the rsmA gene encoding ribosomal RNA small subunit methyltransferase A, translating to MLRLFHSLATEGRRVRLTSPSQIRLVLLQFGLTPDKRKGQHFLGDHNILEKILQAADLAPDEGAMEIGSGIGTLTRALAERAKQVLTFEVDAKLIPVIQHNLQGFGNVRLIHGDFLRQNLPELIRETFGDSPFKVVANIPYGITSTILDRLFGVASGWTRAVLMIQREVAERLIAQPGTSEYSAISVFAQYHSSVEIVQRVSHTVFYPPPEVDSAIVRFTPLPRRLPPDEEKKLFRVVRAAFGQRRKTLLNALSGGLGLPREQVQSVLQETGIAPQRRGETLSLEEFIVLSQRLLGDARTTREQVFPEG from the coding sequence GTGCTCCGCCTTTTCCATTCTCTGGCTACGGAGGGGCGTCGCGTGAGGCTGACCTCGCCATCGCAGATACGTCTGGTGCTGTTGCAGTTTGGGCTGACCCCTGACAAACGCAAGGGGCAGCACTTTCTGGGCGACCACAACATTCTGGAGAAAATCCTGCAAGCCGCCGACCTCGCACCTGATGAGGGCGCAATGGAAATCGGCAGCGGCATCGGCACGCTCACCCGTGCGCTGGCGGAACGCGCCAAACAGGTGCTCACCTTTGAGGTGGACGCCAAACTCATTCCCGTCATCCAGCACAACCTGCAGGGTTTCGGCAACGTGCGCCTGATACACGGCGACTTCCTGCGCCAGAACCTGCCAGAACTCATCCGCGAGACCTTTGGTGACAGCCCGTTCAAAGTAGTGGCAAACATTCCCTACGGCATCACCAGCACTATCTTAGACCGCCTGTTCGGCGTTGCCAGCGGCTGGACGCGAGCGGTGCTGATGATTCAACGCGAAGTCGCCGAACGCCTGATTGCCCAGCCGGGCACATCGGAATACAGCGCGATCAGCGTCTTCGCCCAGTACCATTCGTCCGTCGAAATCGTGCAACGGGTATCGCATACTGTATTTTATCCCCCTCCAGAGGTGGACAGCGCGATAGTGCGTTTCACCCCCTTGCCCAGGCGACTCCCGCCGGACGAGGAAAAAAAGCTCTTCCGCGTGGTGCGTGCCGCTTTTGGTCAGCGGCGCAAAACGCTGCTCAACGCCCTCAGCGGTGGATTGGGGTTGCCGCGCGAACAGGTGCAAAGCGTGCTGCAAGAGACCGGCATAGCCCCCCAGCGACGCGGTGAAACCCTTTCGCTGGAAGAGTTTATCGTGCTGTCGCAAAGGCTGTTGGGCGATGCCAGAACAACACGGGAGCAGGTGTTCCCGGAAGGATAG
- a CDS encoding hypothetical protein (possible pseudo, frameshifted), with translation MNDLHLLNLGLGSLPLLSQAETRSISAENPNGERGGGAKAEPDEHSAASMLGKGWKVRPCITLEPGTTTTLADIQGPGIIQHIWITVDVKAYRDTILRMYWDDESTPSVEVPLGDFFCNGHGLRYNVVSLPIAVNPSGGFNCYLPMPFRKRARITIENQHWEPIHGFFYQITYALTDIPENAAYLHAQWRRSMTSRECPEHVLLDGVKGQGHYVGTFLAWTQLSNGWWGEGEIKFYMDGDTEYPTICGTGTEDYFCGAWCFGETFNAPFTGYPLWRKEPGEVPPTRFVPLAYLRPYPLQAEPEGHHSSAGVVAQRQVPATHR, from the coding sequence ATGAACGATTTACACCTGCTGAACCTGGGATTGGGTAGCCTTCCGCTGTTGTCTCAGGCAGAGACACGCTCCATCTCCGCCGAGAACCCAAACGGTGAGCGAGGAGGAGGCGCCAAAGCGGAACCCGATGAACACAGTGCCGCTTCGATGCTGGGCAAGGGCTGGAAGGTGCGTCCCTGCATCACGCTGGAACCCGGAACCACCACCACTCTGGCAGATATCCAGGGACCGGGTATCATCCAGCACATCTGGATCACCGTCGACGTGAAGGCGTATCGCGATACGATACTGCGCATGTACTGGGATGACGAAAGCACACCATCAGTAGAAGTGCCCCTGGGAGACTTTTTCTGCAACGGGCATGGACTGCGTTACAACGTGGTGTCGCTGCCGATAGCAGTCAATCCCTCCGGTGGTTTCAACTGCTACCTGCCCATGCCTTTCCGTAAGCGAGCGAGGATCACCATCGAGAACCAGCACTGGGAACCCATTCACGGCTTCTTTTACCAGATTACGTATGCCCTCACCGACATTCCCGAAAACGCCGCTTACCTGCATGCGCAGTGGCGACGTTCCATGACCTCGCGCGAATGCCCGGAACATGTGCTCCTGGATGGTGTGAAGGGACAGGGGCATTATGTGGGCACTTTCTTGGCATGGACACAGCTCTCCAACGGCTGGTGGGGCGAAGGTGAAATCAAGTTCTACATGGACGGCGATACCGAGTATCCCACTATCTGCGGAACAGGCACAGAAGACTACTTCTGTGGGGCATGGTGTTTTGGTGAAACCTTCAACGCGCCTTTCACGGGCTATCCCCTGTGGCGCAAGGAACCCGGCGAGGTACCCCCGACACGGTTTGTACCGCTGGCATATCTACGACCCTATCCGCTTCAAGCAGAGCCTGAAGGTCACCATTCAAGCGCTGGGGTGGTGGCCCAACGGCAAGTTCCAGCCACTCACCGATGA
- a CDS encoding lipoprotein, translated as MKTFGGDGDDLLTSVVFDGTHFIAAGSKIDSHYGRQGWVIKFDVDLNLLWEKTYGGKQDDSFSQIMSAGDRKFFLIGETKSYGKRDGGADVYLVQIDGEGMLKWQRTYDLGSNDIGTSIALLKDGRYVITAVSCTKNPGTLLQEGFASYIVIHQDGTIVKQIKFTEGKKNKFSKVKATSDGGAIIVGTTSMLDKFPSADVWILKLNENCELLWSKIIPSPKRYDGAFDVVQMGEDFIVVGYSQVHQNQQMNFDNFLIIVLDKNGNILDNREWGFQDNDDLYGIIRLDADTVVIVGFKNAVSWPLTKVPGNSDVYLMKMKYDRRNDGQKGVGIEK; from the coding sequence ATGAAGACCTTTGGAGGCGATGGAGACGACCTTCTAACTTCTGTTGTTTTTGATGGGACCCATTTCATTGCAGCAGGTTCAAAGATAGATTCCCATTATGGAAGACAGGGCTGGGTAATAAAATTTGATGTTGACCTTAATCTTTTATGGGAAAAAACATATGGTGGTAAACAAGATGATAGTTTTTCACAAATTATGAGTGCGGGAGATAGAAAATTTTTCCTGATTGGGGAGACGAAATCCTACGGGAAAAGAGATGGTGGGGCTGATGTGTATTTAGTGCAAATTGATGGTGAGGGTATGCTCAAATGGCAGCGAACATATGACCTTGGCAGTAATGATATCGGCACATCCATTGCTCTACTGAAAGATGGAAGATATGTAATTACAGCAGTTTCATGTACTAAAAACCCTGGGACACTTCTCCAGGAAGGCTTTGCAAGTTACATTGTAATTCATCAAGACGGGACTATTGTTAAACAGATAAAATTCACGGAAGGCAAGAAAAATAAATTCAGCAAAGTAAAAGCCACTTCTGATGGCGGAGCGATTATCGTCGGGACCACCAGTATGCTTGATAAATTTCCCAGTGCAGATGTTTGGATCTTGAAATTAAATGAAAATTGTGAACTTTTATGGTCTAAAATCATCCCAAGCCCCAAAAGATATGATGGAGCATTTGATGTTGTTCAGATGGGCGAGGATTTTATTGTTGTCGGTTATTCCCAGGTGCATCAGAATCAACAGATGAATTTTGATAATTTTTTGATTATTGTGCTTGATAAGAACGGAAATATTCTGGACAACAGGGAATGGGGTTTTCAAGATAATGACGATCTGTATGGGATTATCAGACTGGATGCTGATACTGTAGTTATTGTTGGTTTCAAGAACGCTGTTTCATGGCCACTGACAAAAGTTCCCGGAAATTCAGATGTGTATCTGATGAAAATGAAGTACGACAGGAGAAATGATGGGCAGAAAGGAGTAGGAATTGAAAAGTAG
- the ybhF-N gene encoding ABC transporter ATP-binding protein, whose product MSEWAVEARGLRKTFGHIVAVDAVHLQVRPGEVFGIVGPDGAGKTTTFRMLVGAIEPDAGEAFVAGLNVRTHPEEVKRRIGYMSQRFSLYGDLTVQENLDFFADIYQVPKEERAVRQKELLEFSRLAPFTRRLAQNLSGGMKQKLALACTLIHTPEILFLDEPTTGVDPVSRRDFWRILYTLVGRGMTLVVSTPYMDEAERCNRIALMHQGRIIECDSPDNLRSRMSGNLWEIICHPQRQARQILAPLPEVKGVQVFGERLHVWLEGASSPSLQQILTQSGIHVEHVRQIVPGLEDVFVSIIERQRQEAR is encoded by the coding sequence ATGAGCGAGTGGGCGGTGGAGGCAAGGGGGCTTCGCAAAACCTTCGGGCATATCGTCGCAGTAGACGCAGTGCATTTGCAGGTGCGTCCGGGGGAGGTTTTCGGCATCGTCGGGCCCGACGGTGCGGGAAAGACCACCACTTTTCGGATGCTGGTGGGAGCTATCGAACCCGATGCAGGAGAAGCCTTCGTCGCCGGGTTGAACGTGCGCACGCATCCCGAAGAGGTCAAACGACGCATCGGCTACATGTCGCAACGGTTCAGCCTGTATGGTGACCTGACGGTGCAGGAGAATCTGGACTTCTTCGCCGACATCTATCAGGTGCCCAAAGAGGAACGCGCCGTCCGCCAGAAGGAACTGCTGGAGTTCAGCAGGCTGGCTCCCTTCACGAGGCGACTGGCTCAGAATCTATCGGGCGGGATGAAGCAGAAGCTTGCGCTGGCTTGCACGCTGATTCATACGCCCGAAATCCTCTTTCTCGATGAGCCAACGACAGGAGTGGACCCCGTATCGCGCCGCGATTTCTGGAGGATACTCTATACACTGGTCGGCAGAGGTATGACGCTGGTGGTGAGCACCCCCTACATGGACGAAGCGGAGCGATGCAACCGCATCGCCTTGATGCATCAAGGGCGCATTATCGAGTGTGACAGCCCCGATAACCTGCGCAGCCGGATGAGCGGCAACCTGTGGGAAATCATCTGCCACCCGCAACGGCAAGCGCGGCAGATTCTGGCGCCACTGCCTGAGGTGAAGGGCGTGCAGGTATTTGGAGAGCGTCTGCACGTCTGGCTGGAGGGGGCAAGCAGCCCATCCCTGCAGCAGATTCTGACGCAATCTGGCATCCATGTGGAGCACGTCCGGCAGATTGTGCCCGGGCTGGAGGACGTGTTTGTATCCATTATCGAGAGGCAACGGCAGGAAGCGCGATGA
- the ybhF-C gene encoding ABC transporter ATP-binding protein, translating into MNGWAVEVQGLTKRFGSFTAVDGISFAVKRGEIFGFLGPNGAGKSTTIRMLCGILSPTSGTGTVAGLDIRTQSEQIKARIGYMSQKFSLYEDLTVSENIEFYAGVYGVPAERLAERKRWVLQMAGLDGREHSLTGELAMGWKQRLALGCAIVHEPEILFLDEPTSGVDPISRRQFWDLIDALAGEGVTVFVTTHYMDEAEHCDRICLIYRGRIVAMGTPTELKTHYSSGTLIEVEAQPQMPALESLLSDSEVYDAAVFGKRLHVVLPTGMDAAGYVRRRLEEGGFRVIYLEPVVPSLEDVFVSLVEQTDRELGEGGA; encoded by the coding sequence ATGAACGGGTGGGCGGTGGAGGTTCAGGGGCTGACCAAACGCTTCGGCAGCTTTACAGCGGTGGATGGCATCAGCTTCGCGGTAAAGCGTGGCGAGATTTTCGGTTTTCTGGGACCCAACGGCGCGGGGAAGTCCACCACCATCCGGATGTTGTGCGGCATTCTCTCGCCGACCTCCGGCACAGGAACCGTTGCGGGACTGGATATCCGCACGCAGTCCGAGCAGATTAAGGCGCGCATCGGCTACATGTCCCAGAAGTTCTCGCTGTATGAAGACCTGACCGTTTCGGAAAACATCGAGTTCTACGCGGGCGTTTACGGTGTGCCCGCTGAAAGGCTGGCGGAGCGGAAGCGGTGGGTGTTGCAGATGGCTGGCTTAGACGGGCGTGAGCACAGCCTGACCGGCGAGCTGGCGATGGGCTGGAAGCAAAGGCTGGCTTTGGGGTGTGCCATTGTGCATGAGCCGGAGATACTCTTTCTGGATGAACCCACCTCGGGGGTAGACCCCATCTCGCGACGACAGTTCTGGGACCTGATTGACGCGCTGGCGGGAGAAGGCGTGACCGTGTTTGTCACCACGCACTACATGGACGAGGCGGAGCATTGCGACCGAATCTGCCTTATCTACCGGGGCAGAATCGTGGCGATGGGCACTCCCACCGAGTTGAAAACGCACTACTCATCGGGGACGCTGATTGAGGTGGAGGCGCAACCGCAGATGCCAGCGCTGGAGAGCCTGCTGAGCGACTCGGAGGTGTACGATGCGGCGGTGTTCGGCAAGCGGTTGCACGTGGTGCTGCCGACAGGCATGGATGCCGCAGGATATGTGAGACGGCGACTGGAAGAGGGAGGCTTTCGTGTGATCTACCTGGAGCCGGTGGTGCCCTCTCTGGAAGATGTGTTTGTTTCGCTGGTAGAGCAGACCGACAGGGAGCTGGGGGAAGGTGGTGCGTAG